One window from the genome of Chitinivorax sp. PXF-14 encodes:
- a CDS encoding DNA-3-methyladenine glycosylase I, which yields MDIIKRCDWCNGSAAYQAYHDQEWGVPVHDDQTLFEYLILEGAQAGLSWSTILNKRDNYRRLFDHFDIATVAAYDDARQAALLQDAGIVRNRQKVAAAVINAQASLRVQDEFGSLDAYLWRFVGGSPIQNRWADRSEVPAKTAQSDTMSRELQKRGFKFVGSTICYAFMQATGMVNDHPVGCFRHEQVRALSCR from the coding sequence ATGGACATCATCAAACGTTGTGATTGGTGCAATGGCAGCGCCGCCTATCAGGCCTACCACGATCAGGAATGGGGCGTGCCGGTGCACGACGACCAGACGCTGTTCGAATACCTGATACTCGAGGGCGCGCAGGCCGGCCTGTCGTGGTCGACCATACTCAACAAGCGCGACAACTACCGGCGCCTGTTCGACCACTTCGACATCGCCACGGTCGCGGCCTACGACGACGCGAGACAGGCAGCCCTGCTGCAGGATGCCGGCATCGTGCGCAATCGCCAGAAGGTGGCCGCGGCGGTGATCAACGCCCAGGCCAGCCTGCGCGTGCAGGACGAATTCGGCAGCCTCGATGCCTACCTGTGGCGCTTCGTCGGCGGCAGCCCGATCCAGAACCGCTGGGCGGACCGCAGCGAGGTGCCGGCGAAGACGGCGCAATCCGACACGATGAGCCGTGAGCTGCAGAAACGCGGCTTCAAGTTCGTCGGCAGCACCATCTGCTACGCTTTCATGCAGGCCACCGGCATGGTCAACGACCACCCTGTCGGCTGTTTCCGCCATGAGCAGGTCCGAGCATTGAGCTGCCGATAA